Proteins found in one Crassostrea angulata isolate pt1a10 chromosome 3, ASM2561291v2, whole genome shotgun sequence genomic segment:
- the LOC128178024 gene encoding E3 ubiquitin-protein ligase TRIM71-like — MATASHYDANVDFTVCPVCLDKFQTPRSLPCSHTFCHRCLSAHIESSCQDSDPAFGFPCPVCREFVPAPGIVRQYPTQGWASRFPENSFLSSCIRKQISPSNISCEPCEILDKHGVRADSWCVECEDSICEKCVQRHKMFKSLQAHQILPMANFGTELVKSLEKSRETFIGRCEKHEERNIELVCDIHQVACCSLCIVNEHRQCETFSTFSEAAEKGSDETKLRLVQGIKHILSKVEIIIQKEKQNISDVDDKTDTYSEKIKNMIEEMVVGLRNLEETYLNQLAEVSKDARQKLEGSIRSLEQRKMYLAHWLDVISTDAPTQTKEELVTKCLNAKQVLKAVNRLPLIQMNLDISAEVSKLNSLGTLFSAKTIESDIDYNDIQQAMFVKIAEFPIPGCEIYGGGFLPNGQLLLCDNSTEKCIVCNEDGSIVQEITLPGKPWDAYFESDGRTLVTIPGKETVVVLQENTLAIEKLIDVSCKCRGIAKRQNRYLIATRDSIEEFSPDFTHLESRLKDITDDIAVDGDGCVVFGHYGNAMLTKENPDRNYKVMFTYKNKNLKSLYGLAIDNNGFIFVNDKESGNIHVLSEDGQLLKLLDVDSPICIKFEKNSQKFFVANEKGTVKIFEATW; from the coding sequence ATGGCAACAGCAAGCCATTACGACGCTAACGTTGATTTTACGGTATGTCCTGTTTGTTTAGACAAGTTTCAGACTCCGAGGTCCTTGCCATGTTCCCATACGTTTTGTCATCGTTGTTTATCAGCCCACATCGAGTCTTCATGCCAGGACTCTGACCCAGCCTTTGGATTTCCATGTCCAGTGTGTCGTGAGTTTGTACCAGCACCCGGAATTGTTCGCCAATATCCAACTCAAGGTTGGGCAAGCCGATTCCCGGAGAACTCTTTCCTAAGTTCCTGTATACGTAAGCAAATATCACCGAGTAACATTTCCTGTGAACCTTGTGAAATACTGGATAAACATGGTGTTAGAGCAGATAGTTGGTGTGTAGAATGCGAAGACTCAATTTGTGAGAAATGTGTTCAAAGGCACAAAATGTTCAAATCATTGCAGGCTCACCAGATATTACCAATGGCAAACTTTGGAACAGAATTAGTTAAATCTTTAGAAAAATCGCGGGAAACTTTTATAGGGCGTTGTGAAAAACATGAAGAGAGAAATATTGAGCTAGTTTGCGATATTCATCAAGTAGCGTGCTGTTCTCTCTGTATCGTCAACGAACACagacaatgtgaaacgttttcAACATTTTCAGAAGCTGCTGAAAAGGGTTCAGATGAAACAAAATTGAGACTTGTTCAAGgcattaaacatattttgtcgAAGGTTGAGATAATTatccaaaaagaaaaacagaataTTTCTGATGTAGATGACAAAACGGACACTTACTCCGAGAAAATCAAGAATATGATTGAAGAAATGGTTGTTGGATTGAGAAACCTGGAGGAGACATATTTGAATCAATTGGCCGAGGTTTCGAAGGATGCAAGACAAAAGCTGGAGGGGTCAATTAGGTCACTTGAACAAAGGAAGATGTACCTTGCACATTGGTTAGATGTCATATCAACAGATGCACCTACTCAAACTAAAGAGGAACTTGTCACAAAGTGTTTGAATGCTAAACAAGTATTGAAAGCAGTCAATCGTTTACCTTTGATTCAAATGAACCTGGACATTAGTGCCGAAGTAAGCAAACTTAATTCCTTGGGTACATTATTCAGTGCTAAAACAATTGAAAGCGATATCGATTATAATGACATTCAGCAGGCCATGTTTGTAAAAATTGCTGAGTTCCCTATTCCAGGTTGTGAAATATATGGCGGCGGATTTCTTCCAAATGGTCAGTTGTTGCTGTGTGATAATTCCACAGAGAAATGTATAGTATGTAATGAGGATGGATCGATCGTACAGGAAATAACTCTTCCTGGTAAACCATGGGATGCATACTTCGAATCTGATGGACGTACACTTGTTACAATTCCTGGTAAAGAGACAGTAGTAGTTTTGCAGGAAAACACACTAGCTATAGAGAAATTAATTGATGTATCATGTAAATGTAGAGGGATTGCAAAAAGACAAAACAGGTATTTGATTGCCACCAGGGATTCCATTGAGGAATTCAGCCCTGATTTTACCCATCTTGAATCTCGGTTAAAAGATATCACAGATGACATAGCTGTTGACGGTGATGGCTGCGTAGTTTTTGGACACTATGGCAATGCAATGTTAACTAAAGAGAATCCGGACCGAAATTACAAAGTGatgtttacttacaaaaacaaaaacctgaAGAGTCTATATGGCCTAGCTATCGACAACAATGGCTTTATATTTGTTAACGACAAAGAAAGTGGAAACATTCATGTTCTATCGGAAGATGGACAACTTTTAAAACTATTAGATGTTGATTCACCAATATGTATAAAGTTTGAGAAAAACAGTCAAAAGTTTTTTGTCGCCAACGAAAAAGGCACTGTGAAGATTTTCGAAGCCACGTGGTAG